The Shewanella sp. KX20019 genome window below encodes:
- a CDS encoding metal transporter, translating into MLYLLSSCIALLLGPLFYRFFSSGNGLQKGLDGFIFVSLGGLVLIHILPELLEHGGFLAIVFVIIGIWGPTLSERLFHRYSEVTHNLTLILGIGGLLLHTITDGGAMILAQQDGNSPLLALGIILHRLPVGVAIWWLLKPQVGSRWAMLVLAGMMLLTGVGYFAGEQLLSHLSLENTVYLQAFVTGSILHVVLHQPHGQPNTDKQGKFEYQAGIGSLLGIGLLFLLLMMDSGGQDHQHSHSHSTEYLLDWMLTIAPILLLSYAVASIRFHFGLSPQNHGLGRRWLQRLLGPEAIIITGLLLGPIFALIQAISVLFIGGMLTYCKIEPTDPHDSLPSSAMRFGFAHLIDRSAPWIVLSLILANLIGHPAVPLSSPLVQVAVLLLVFLPMRFCNLGAAVLSLSLAYSGWTTTAVMLPLIAAPIINFAQLKLMEWPQRLALFAMLFTLLVAIEWIQPQWQALGHLPVLLNSISLWIVAALFAASLLRLGPRKFMSRLMLHKAKPHSHEHDHKH; encoded by the coding sequence ATGCTATATCTCTTATCTAGCTGTATCGCACTATTATTAGGGCCCTTGTTTTACCGATTTTTTTCTTCGGGAAATGGGTTACAAAAAGGCCTAGACGGATTTATATTCGTTTCTTTGGGCGGCTTAGTGCTGATCCACATTTTACCCGAACTGTTAGAGCACGGCGGCTTTCTCGCTATCGTGTTTGTCATTATTGGCATTTGGGGCCCCACTTTAAGCGAGCGCTTATTCCATCGGTATTCCGAAGTCACCCATAATCTAACTCTTATTTTAGGTATTGGTGGGCTATTGCTGCATACCATTACCGATGGCGGTGCGATGATTTTGGCCCAGCAAGACGGTAACTCACCGCTGCTAGCCCTAGGAATTATCTTGCACAGATTGCCTGTCGGCGTCGCCATATGGTGGCTGTTAAAACCCCAAGTTGGTAGCCGTTGGGCTATGTTAGTTTTGGCAGGCATGATGCTACTAACCGGTGTTGGCTACTTTGCTGGCGAACAACTGTTGTCACATCTAAGTCTTGAAAATACAGTTTATTTACAGGCGTTTGTCACAGGTTCAATATTGCATGTGGTGCTGCATCAACCTCACGGACAGCCAAATACAGACAAGCAAGGTAAATTCGAGTATCAAGCAGGGATCGGCAGCTTGCTCGGTATAGGACTACTCTTCTTGTTATTAATGATGGACTCTGGTGGCCAAGATCACCAGCATAGCCACAGCCATTCGACTGAATACCTATTAGATTGGATGCTCACCATCGCGCCGATCTTGTTACTTAGCTATGCCGTTGCCAGTATTCGTTTTCACTTTGGGCTATCACCACAGAACCACGGGCTCGGGCGACGTTGGTTACAACGATTGCTGGGCCCTGAAGCGATCATCATTACCGGTCTGTTACTCGGGCCTATTTTCGCTCTGATCCAAGCTATTTCGGTACTATTCATAGGCGGAATGTTAACTTACTGCAAGATTGAACCAACTGACCCTCATGACTCATTACCAAGTTCTGCTATGCGTTTTGGCTTTGCTCATTTAATTGACCGCAGTGCACCATGGATTGTTCTTAGCCTTATTTTAGCCAACTTGATTGGTCATCCAGCCGTACCTTTATCCAGTCCATTGGTGCAAGTTGCTGTATTACTACTGGTGTTTTTACCCATGCGTTTTTGCAACCTCGGCGCTGCAGTACTATCTCTGTCATTGGCTTATAGTGGCTGGACGACAACCGCGGTGATGTTGCCATTAATTGCTGCTCCGATTATTAACTTCGCACAACTTAAGCTGATGGAGTGGCCGCAAAGGCTGGCATTGTTTGCCATGCTCTTTACCTTGCTCGTCGCTATCGAATGGATCCAACCACAATGGCAGGCATTGGGACATTTGCCCGTCCTTCTCAACAGTATTAGCCTTTGGATAGTGGCGGCCTTGTTTGCTGCTAGCCTACTGCGTTTAGGTCCACGTAA
- a CDS encoding YhgN family NAAT transporter codes for MDTFSAAVMLFLIMDPLGNLPIFASILRHIEPKKRRRVLIRELLFALAIMLLFLFAGEAILNFLNLRSESVSIAGGIILFLIAIRMIFPQPGGVVGLAAGEEPFIVPMAIPLMAGPSVLAALILLAHTDGSRMMDWTVALLAAWGVSAVILLFYKVFTKVLGEKGLTAVERLMGMVLVMISVQMFLDGIASYMKAL; via the coding sequence ATGGACACTTTCTCTGCAGCAGTCATGCTCTTTTTAATTATGGATCCGTTAGGCAACTTACCCATATTTGCCTCCATCTTACGGCACATAGAGCCTAAAAAGCGTCGACGTGTGTTGATCCGTGAGTTGTTATTCGCCTTAGCCATTATGTTGTTATTTCTATTTGCGGGCGAAGCGATCCTTAATTTCCTTAATCTACGTTCTGAATCAGTGAGTATTGCGGGTGGGATCATTCTGTTTTTGATCGCAATTAGGATGATCTTCCCACAGCCGGGCGGAGTCGTCGGACTTGCTGCAGGTGAAGAGCCCTTCATTGTGCCAATGGCGATTCCACTGATGGCAGGGCCTTCTGTGTTAGCGGCGCTTATTTTGCTCGCCCATACAGATGGCAGCAGAATGATGGACTGGACCGTTGCATTGCTGGCAGCTTGGGGAGTCAGTGCCGTCATTCTATTGTTTTATAAAGTCTTTACCAAGGTACTTGGAGAGAAAGGCTTAACTGCGGTAGAGCGCCTTATGGGAATGGTATTGGTGATGATCTCGGTGCAGATGTTTCTCGATGGTATTGCGAGTTACATGAAGGCCCTCTAG
- a CDS encoding MGH1-like glycoside hydrolase domain-containing protein, with the protein MITCLLLCAASLTSIDSVDYQNLLPYQGVPTSMEQRDSKRNLTIGSVYVDQGAWHGFHLPNSAEYYGSFTGPLFIAQEYSLHLSDSLQRLQLINVTTDEFLSFDSAAQIDIHSQPDGLVQTYTWSDIKVSMKLSYSDNRTATVMTELTNLSNRDQQWQLVWRGQPFASHPEQPQHSLIAETESSSKHISWHFKPVMQTWRMQLADAQYQLWFDRDMAIRINAQSGYLAIAEPVTVAAKQSYLFQSAQRYFHDKQEAQAHADPDWKQIDQQLANNRVRWQSRMDRLLVGGDKTARQLAVKSMQTIIHNWRSPAGALLHDGITPSITYKWFNGVWAWDTWKQAVAVARFDSELAKSNVLAMFDYQYTDQDKVRPQDAGNLPDAIFYNQGSERGGEGGNWNERNGKPPLAAWAVWQIYQQDGDREFVKTMYPKLVAYHQWWYRNRDNNDNGLAEYGANLHPAHINDDGDLNVEAIIEAAAWESGMDNAPRFDADASLQVWQNSQGGEVVGYSVAQESVDLNAYLYAEKRLLQEMAKMLELDADIQKWDVEAERLAKQIQMQMYDPESGFFYDIRYTATGNELMIDKGKGVEGWLPLWAGAASNAQAKIIVERHLGKGQFGTKIPFPTVSADSPNFAAAQYWRGPVWLDQALFGLQGIARYGFDEQAQLLATQLVTQGEGIIGQSPIRENYNPITGEGLHCTNFSWSASVLLLIYDTWLSKPELKPVASH; encoded by the coding sequence ATGATTACCTGTCTACTGCTCTGTGCTGCAAGTCTTACCTCAATAGATTCTGTCGATTATCAAAATTTATTGCCCTATCAAGGTGTGCCCACTTCAATGGAGCAGCGAGATAGCAAACGGAATTTAACTATCGGCTCTGTCTATGTCGACCAAGGGGCGTGGCATGGTTTTCATCTACCTAACTCTGCCGAATATTATGGCAGCTTTACCGGTCCTCTATTTATTGCACAAGAGTATAGCCTGCACCTCAGCGACAGCTTGCAGCGGTTACAATTAATCAACGTCACCACAGACGAATTTTTATCATTTGATAGTGCGGCGCAAATTGATATTCATAGTCAACCTGATGGACTCGTGCAAACCTATACTTGGTCGGATATTAAAGTCAGTATGAAACTGAGTTATAGCGACAACCGTACAGCAACAGTAATGACAGAACTGACGAATCTTTCAAATCGTGATCAGCAATGGCAACTAGTATGGCGCGGCCAACCCTTTGCCAGTCATCCCGAACAGCCTCAACATTCGTTAATTGCTGAGACCGAATCGAGTTCAAAACACATTAGTTGGCACTTCAAGCCTGTGATGCAAACATGGCGTATGCAACTCGCTGATGCTCAATATCAGCTTTGGTTTGACCGTGACATGGCGATTAGAATTAATGCCCAATCAGGCTATTTAGCCATTGCTGAACCTGTCACCGTTGCTGCTAAGCAATCGTACCTTTTTCAAAGCGCACAGCGTTATTTTCATGACAAGCAAGAGGCGCAAGCGCACGCTGATCCTGATTGGAAACAGATAGATCAGCAGCTTGCAAACAACCGAGTACGCTGGCAAAGCAGAATGGACAGGCTACTCGTGGGTGGTGATAAAACTGCACGCCAGCTTGCCGTCAAGAGCATGCAAACCATCATACATAACTGGCGTAGCCCTGCAGGTGCACTGCTGCATGACGGGATTACCCCATCAATCACCTATAAGTGGTTTAATGGCGTGTGGGCTTGGGATACTTGGAAGCAAGCGGTAGCGGTAGCGCGCTTTGACTCTGAGCTGGCTAAATCAAATGTACTGGCGATGTTTGACTATCAATACACGGATCAAGACAAGGTACGCCCACAAGACGCGGGTAACTTACCCGACGCCATTTTCTATAACCAAGGCTCGGAACGTGGTGGTGAGGGGGGGAACTGGAATGAACGCAATGGTAAACCGCCGCTAGCGGCATGGGCGGTATGGCAGATCTATCAGCAAGATGGTGACAGGGAGTTCGTTAAAACCATGTACCCCAAACTTGTAGCCTATCATCAATGGTGGTATCGCAATCGTGATAATAACGATAATGGTCTGGCGGAGTATGGTGCCAATCTTCATCCTGCGCATATTAATGATGATGGCGATCTCAATGTTGAGGCCATTATTGAGGCCGCAGCATGGGAGTCCGGTATGGATAATGCCCCAAGATTTGATGCCGATGCGAGTTTGCAAGTGTGGCAAAACAGTCAAGGTGGCGAGGTGGTGGGCTATTCAGTGGCGCAAGAGTCTGTCGATCTTAATGCCTATCTCTATGCCGAAAAGCGTTTGCTGCAAGAGATGGCAAAAATGCTTGAGTTAGATGCAGATATTCAAAAATGGGATGTTGAAGCTGAACGGTTAGCCAAGCAGATCCAGATGCAGATGTATGATCCTGAGTCGGGGTTCTTCTATGATATTCGCTATACCGCCACCGGGAACGAATTGATGATTGATAAAGGTAAGGGAGTAGAAGGGTGGTTGCCATTATGGGCGGGTGCAGCATCGAATGCACAAGCAAAAATCATCGTCGAGCGTCATTTAGGCAAGGGCCAGTTTGGCACTAAAATTCCATTTCCTACCGTTAGTGCTGATAGCCCTAACTTTGCTGCGGCGCAGTACTGGCGTGGTCCCGTTTGGCTAGACCAAGCCTTGTTCGGTTTACAAGGAATTGCTCGTTACGGCTTTGATGAGCAAGCACAATTGCTGGCAACGCAACTGGTGACTCAAGGTGAGGGGATAATTGGTCAAAGTCCTATTCGCGAGAATTATAACCCCATTACTGGAGAGGGACTACATTGCACCAACTTCAGCTGGTCAGCATCAGTGTTATTGCTTATCTATGATACTTGGTTAAGTAAACCAGAGTTAAAGCCTGTAGCCAGTCACTAA
- a CDS encoding immune inhibitor A domain-containing protein encodes MKVFFRKSAIISFLISVFLTMNAALAQPINGTTSDANIVDKERVLYWLIKRGEVASSASDAEKNQAVEAFIGHAKRPQKISLREARYEAARLQQNKQKGKLVSFAAPQTQGISNKTVKVLAILIDFPDLPHDNNGLSSSDTDMYYSSYTAEHYNNLLFSTNGYAGPNGQTLMTGYEYYQAESGGSFFFTGGIKGWYRAVNNAAVYGANDSSDNDIGAIDLVKEAVSAALATMSSDELASYDIEDPFDVNQNGNLNEPDGELDHVMIFHSSIGEETGGGMLGADAIWSHRSSTNPYTIPGTSMKLASYTIQPIDAALGVCVHEFGHDLGLPDEYDISNEGKGSPVGFWSVMASGSWAGAIRGTEPTGFSPYARSYLQGKYQGNWLSEQKLQLSTLDASGLDVAIVAAVNHDQVNQISLAIPAEEISFKTPYTGEYQFYSDQGDMINHAMSFDVELPIATPLSLSMKAHWSIEVDYDYAQLMVDGTALQGNYTKASNSINSARNILTGKSTDLAAAEGENGWVDLEYDLSPYAGRNVRLSINYVTDQAVGDYGVVIDDITIKQADTQVLFNGAETLSDIAYAGFLRLTDKRPGKERRYIVQLRSQEGVDKGLLSQRYDPGVVLWLESNDYGSNEVSKHAGYSLIGVVDADQNLIGNLDSEFQIRDAAFSLYNQSFFSYGGVDDEHLSANKLFDDVNDYAAPLQPESGMVLPELGLSIEVMTQAENSSSATVQFSYRGAVEPSTELSAVISQSQQGGQVTFVAEVSGGDGNYQYAWDFGVDNAMSNEAAPSYTYNDAGSYLVTLTITDGKGVEFTNNTTVNVNAALDVGFTLTINGLSVTFNNQSSGGSGDLNYIWQFGDGDTSTETSPTHSYGAAGNYTATLTVTDSVGKMGVMTGVINVGIPVTTTTEKSSSGSSGGGLGGGSIGLLCLLLGYRRKTTLAGRI; translated from the coding sequence ATGAAAGTTTTTTTCCGAAAGAGTGCCATTATTAGCTTTCTAATTAGTGTCTTTCTAACCATGAATGCCGCATTGGCGCAGCCTATAAATGGCACCACTTCAGATGCCAATATTGTCGATAAAGAGCGTGTACTTTATTGGCTGATTAAGCGAGGTGAAGTCGCCAGTAGTGCATCTGATGCGGAAAAGAATCAGGCTGTGGAAGCATTTATCGGCCATGCAAAAAGGCCGCAAAAAATATCCTTACGTGAAGCCCGCTATGAGGCTGCTCGACTGCAACAGAATAAGCAAAAAGGTAAGTTGGTCAGCTTTGCTGCGCCACAAACACAAGGTATCAGCAATAAAACCGTAAAGGTGTTGGCGATACTGATAGATTTCCCCGATCTGCCTCATGACAATAATGGTCTAAGCAGTAGCGATACCGACATGTATTACAGCTCATATACAGCTGAACATTATAATAATTTACTGTTTTCGACCAATGGCTATGCGGGTCCAAATGGGCAAACATTGATGACCGGCTATGAATACTATCAGGCCGAATCAGGTGGCAGTTTCTTTTTTACCGGAGGCATTAAAGGTTGGTATCGGGCGGTTAACAACGCAGCTGTTTATGGTGCTAACGATAGTTCAGATAATGATATTGGTGCAATCGATCTGGTAAAAGAAGCTGTTAGTGCCGCATTAGCGACAATGAGTAGTGATGAATTAGCGAGCTATGATATCGAAGACCCGTTCGATGTTAACCAAAATGGTAACCTAAATGAGCCTGATGGTGAGTTAGACCATGTGATGATTTTTCATTCCAGCATAGGTGAAGAGACTGGGGGAGGGATGTTAGGGGCTGATGCCATTTGGTCACATCGCTCGTCAACTAACCCATACACTATTCCTGGCACCAGCATGAAACTGGCGAGTTATACGATTCAACCGATTGATGCTGCACTTGGTGTATGCGTACATGAGTTCGGTCATGATCTTGGTTTACCTGATGAATATGATATCAGCAATGAGGGCAAAGGTTCTCCTGTCGGTTTTTGGTCTGTGATGGCCTCAGGTAGTTGGGCTGGTGCAATTCGAGGTACTGAGCCGACTGGGTTTAGCCCTTATGCCCGTTCATATTTGCAAGGTAAATACCAAGGGAATTGGCTTTCTGAGCAAAAATTACAACTAAGCACCTTGGATGCATCTGGACTGGACGTCGCTATTGTCGCGGCGGTGAATCATGATCAAGTCAACCAGATTTCGCTGGCTATTCCGGCGGAAGAGATCAGCTTTAAGACCCCGTACACTGGTGAGTATCAGTTTTACTCCGATCAAGGTGACATGATCAATCATGCTATGTCATTTGATGTCGAACTGCCCATTGCGACTCCGTTATCGTTATCGATGAAGGCGCATTGGAGCATTGAGGTAGATTATGACTATGCGCAACTTATGGTTGATGGTACCGCGTTGCAAGGTAATTACACTAAAGCCAGCAATAGCATCAACTCAGCTCGCAATATTCTAACGGGAAAATCGACTGATTTGGCTGCTGCTGAAGGCGAAAATGGCTGGGTCGATCTTGAGTACGACCTGAGTCCTTATGCTGGACGCAATGTACGCTTATCTATTAATTACGTTACTGATCAGGCTGTTGGCGATTATGGTGTAGTGATTGATGATATCACCATTAAGCAAGCCGACACTCAGGTGTTGTTTAACGGTGCGGAAACTTTATCTGACATTGCTTACGCGGGCTTTTTACGGCTAACAGACAAGCGTCCAGGTAAAGAACGCCGCTACATTGTCCAACTGCGCAGCCAAGAGGGCGTTGACAAAGGCTTACTAAGTCAGCGTTATGATCCAGGGGTGGTACTTTGGTTAGAGAGCAATGATTATGGATCAAATGAAGTTAGCAAGCATGCGGGATACAGTTTAATCGGTGTCGTCGATGCCGATCAAAATTTAATTGGTAATTTAGATAGCGAGTTCCAGATCCGTGATGCAGCGTTTAGCTTATATAACCAGTCCTTTTTTAGTTATGGCGGCGTGGATGATGAACATTTATCAGCTAATAAACTGTTTGATGACGTTAACGATTATGCAGCACCACTACAGCCTGAATCAGGTATGGTTTTACCTGAGCTAGGTTTGTCGATAGAGGTGATGACACAAGCTGAGAATAGCAGTAGTGCTACCGTACAGTTTAGCTATCGCGGAGCTGTAGAACCGTCGACAGAGCTGAGCGCTGTTATTTCTCAAAGCCAACAAGGTGGTCAAGTTACTTTTGTGGCCGAAGTCAGTGGTGGTGATGGAAATTACCAGTATGCATGGGACTTTGGGGTAGATAATGCGATGAGTAATGAAGCTGCACCTAGCTATACCTATAACGATGCCGGTAGTTATTTAGTCACGCTGACTATTACTGACGGTAAGGGTGTTGAGTTTACCAATAACACCACGGTCAATGTTAACGCTGCACTCGATGTTGGTTTTACATTAACCATAAATGGTTTGTCGGTGACATTTAACAATCAGTCATCAGGGGGCAGCGGTGACCTAAATTATATATGGCAATTTGGTGATGGTGATACCAGTACCGAAACATCACCAACACATAGCTATGGGGCCGCTGGTAATTATACCGCGACTCTAACAGTCACTGATAGTGTCGGAAAAATGGGTGTTATGACAGGGGTTATCAACGTTGGCATACCTGTGACAACAACGACCGAGAAGAGTAGTTCAGGCTCTAGCGGTGGTGGTTTAGGGGGGGGATCGATAGGACTATTGTGTTTGCTGCTGGGTTATCGGCGCAAAACGACGCTGGCAGGACGTATATAA
- a CDS encoding chorismate--pyruvate lyase family protein: MSVTRLSFPYGESIKWISPDKITNFPPPPFKDWLLSTCSLTEKLKAQCQHFEVKVLGEDTLSPLINEYPDYQQVWIREVLLVLDGVPWVFARTLIPGRLLEKKQQDFLGLGVRPLGELLYSKDEFTPGKIEVAHFEPCSKIAKLAESLNQDTSSALWGRRRYFQHEQEQLIVSEIFLPAAQKAISALSN; this comes from the coding sequence ATGAGTGTGACTAGGTTAAGCTTTCCCTATGGTGAATCAATTAAGTGGATTTCACCAGACAAAATAACTAATTTTCCACCGCCGCCTTTTAAAGATTGGCTGCTAAGCACCTGCAGTTTGACTGAAAAGCTCAAAGCGCAATGCCAACATTTTGAAGTGAAAGTGCTCGGTGAAGATACCTTGTCGCCGCTGATAAATGAGTACCCTGACTATCAACAAGTATGGATTAGAGAGGTATTATTGGTACTCGATGGTGTGCCTTGGGTTTTTGCCCGCACATTAATTCCGGGACGTTTGCTAGAAAAAAAACAGCAGGACTTTCTTGGTTTGGGTGTTAGACCGCTCGGTGAATTGCTCTATTCAAAAGATGAATTCACCCCAGGAAAAATTGAAGTTGCTCACTTTGAACCTTGCAGCAAAATAGCCAAGCTGGCCGAATCGCTAAACCAAGATACCAGCAGTGCACTATGGGGGCGTCGCCGTTATTTCCAACATGAACAAGAGCAGCTCATTGTCAGCGAAATATTTCTGCCTGCCGCTCAAAAAGCCATTTCAGCACTGAGTAACTGA
- a CDS encoding flagellar basal body-associated protein FliL: MKKIIAILLLGLSCSFSLLAADEKPLEEYAYYGFEPEIVTNYISNRNKLGYVRLSVELMVKDPEDLVSLERHDPLLRAAIVEILGNQTEDKVKSLTGKEEIRRECYEVVNRLLEQETGEDLVVNLLFTKYLYD, encoded by the coding sequence ATGAAAAAAATTATCGCGATATTACTCTTAGGCTTAAGTTGCAGCTTTAGTCTGTTGGCTGCGGATGAAAAGCCGCTTGAGGAGTACGCTTATTACGGTTTTGAGCCAGAAATCGTCACTAACTACATTTCAAATCGAAACAAGTTGGGTTATGTCAGACTCAGTGTTGAGTTGATGGTTAAAGATCCTGAAGATCTCGTTAGTTTAGAAAGGCACGATCCCTTGCTACGAGCCGCAATCGTTGAGATCTTGGGTAACCAAACAGAAGACAAGGTGAAGTCTTTAACTGGAAAAGAGGAAATTAGGCGTGAGTGTTATGAGGTGGTCAATCGCCTTCTAGAGCAAGAAACGGGTGAAGATTTGGTGGTTAATCTACTCTTTACTAAATATTTGTACGATTAA
- the rlmF gene encoding 23S rRNA (adenine(1618)-N(6))-methyltransferase RlmF encodes MNKPKNSPTMQASVTAGKSAPALDKGMHPRNLHNGGYDFPALISSYSKLKPFVSINAFGNLSIDFSLPKAVKALNAALLKHHYAVDAWDIPSGFLCPPIPGRADYIHHVADLLAVKKSNKKRVPKGKKIRALDIGTGANVIYPLLGIQSYGWQFVGSDVDPISISNGQQIFANNPELSSKFSSRLQCNAQQVFQGIIGKGDRFDITLCNPPFHASLAEANAGTTRKLTNLAANRAAKSGQKNTAAVATNDASVLNFGGQKAELWCDGGEKQFLNNMITESQLFAEQCLWFTTLVSKKENLKPAQALLQKVKARDVKVIDMHQGNKITRILAWTFLTLEQQQLWLQYREQI; translated from the coding sequence ATGAATAAACCGAAGAACAGTCCCACTATGCAAGCATCTGTGACGGCGGGTAAATCTGCCCCGGCGCTAGATAAAGGGATGCATCCGCGTAACCTGCACAATGGTGGCTATGACTTTCCTGCATTGATTAGCAGCTATAGCAAGCTTAAGCCGTTTGTGAGTATCAATGCATTTGGCAATTTATCGATAGACTTCTCTTTGCCCAAAGCGGTTAAGGCGCTCAATGCTGCTTTACTTAAGCACCATTATGCTGTGGATGCTTGGGATATTCCTTCAGGATTTTTATGTCCTCCGATCCCTGGGCGGGCTGACTACATCCATCATGTGGCCGATCTACTTGCGGTTAAAAAATCGAACAAGAAGCGGGTACCTAAAGGTAAAAAAATTCGGGCGCTGGATATTGGCACCGGAGCGAATGTTATTTATCCGTTGCTTGGGATCCAATCTTATGGCTGGCAGTTTGTAGGTAGCGATGTTGACCCCATTTCAATCAGTAATGGCCAACAAATTTTTGCTAATAATCCTGAGTTGAGTAGCAAGTTTTCTTCTCGTTTACAATGCAATGCACAACAGGTGTTTCAGGGAATTATTGGCAAGGGTGACCGTTTTGACATCACGCTGTGTAACCCTCCATTTCATGCATCGCTTGCCGAAGCTAACGCCGGTACAACACGTAAGCTGACTAATCTTGCTGCTAACCGCGCGGCTAAATCTGGGCAGAAAAATACAGCCGCAGTGGCAACAAATGATGCTAGCGTGCTTAATTTTGGTGGCCAGAAAGCGGAACTTTGGTGTGACGGCGGTGAGAAGCAGTTTTTGAATAACATGATTACCGAAAGCCAACTCTTTGCTGAACAATGCTTGTGGTTCACGACCTTAGTCTCTAAGAAAGAGAACCTAAAGCCTGCCCAGGCATTGCTGCAAAAGGTCAAAGCCCGCGATGTTAAAGTGATTGATATGCACCAGGGTAACAAAATCACCCGTATCCTAGCTTGGACGTTTTTAACGCTCGAGCAGCAACAGTTATGGCTGCAATATCGTGAGCAGATTTAA
- a CDS encoding nuclear transport factor 2 family protein: MNFQLEHLLIELELYLQKPEVRASRGELERLISDDFMEFAATGCCFGKAEVLARLPDERAPYIETSHFEVRELTDGLCQVLYRAKFKKANDNIISFSIRSSFWRGHQEVWQMVFHQGTPCKPF; the protein is encoded by the coding sequence GTGAATTTTCAGTTAGAGCATCTGCTCATAGAGTTGGAATTATATCTGCAAAAACCTGAGGTAAGAGCATCTCGGGGGGAGCTAGAACGCCTTATTAGCGATGACTTTATGGAGTTTGCCGCCACGGGCTGCTGCTTTGGAAAAGCTGAAGTGCTCGCTCGATTACCGGATGAACGTGCACCGTACATTGAAACCAGCCATTTTGAGGTCCGCGAGTTAACTGATGGGCTTTGCCAGGTCCTCTATCGTGCTAAATTTAAAAAAGCCAATGACAACATCATCAGCTTTTCCATCCGAAGTTCATTTTGGCGTGGCCACCAAGAAGTATGGCAAATGGTGTTTCACCAAGGCACACCTTGTAAACCATTTTAA
- a CDS encoding helix-turn-helix transcriptional regulator: protein MTEPTELIYMSARQVSEYLDLNEKKVYSMANDRILPATKITGKWLFPKILIDRWVMDSCHSGMLSDRMHITGSDDPLLSMLVARMMSQVGKSELISYSSTGSRLGLDLLSRGYADVCTLHWGSVDERSVRHPALLQGYANHQQWVMVHGYTRKQGLMMRPDMHHRCQELEKIPQQSWRWVARQAGAGSQQHLEQWLMKQEATFEQLNSSLVAQSERELAGYIARSDADIGFGCQSVALESGLSFVPLVTESFDFVMPQGIYFRRQLQRLFNLLAEPQTQQLAATLGGYDLTDCGKLLWNGQ, encoded by the coding sequence ATGACTGAGCCAACAGAACTGATCTACATGAGTGCTAGACAGGTCTCTGAGTATCTTGATCTCAATGAGAAAAAAGTCTATTCCATGGCGAATGACCGAATCCTTCCCGCGACTAAAATCACCGGTAAGTGGCTCTTTCCAAAAATATTAATCGACCGTTGGGTCATGGATTCTTGTCACAGTGGTATGCTTTCAGATCGCATGCATATCACTGGTAGTGATGATCCTTTGCTGTCGATGCTGGTCGCTCGCATGATGTCACAAGTCGGTAAAAGTGAGCTCATCAGCTATAGCTCGACTGGCTCTCGCTTGGGGCTGGATCTGCTGTCTCGTGGTTATGCTGATGTATGTACTTTGCATTGGGGCAGTGTTGATGAGCGGTCTGTGCGTCACCCCGCTTTACTGCAAGGCTACGCCAATCACCAGCAGTGGGTGATGGTGCATGGCTATACCCGTAAGCAAGGATTAATGATGCGTCCTGATATGCATCATCGCTGTCAAGAACTGGAGAAAATACCGCAACAGTCTTGGCGCTGGGTTGCACGTCAAGCCGGTGCTGGCAGCCAACAACACTTGGAGCAGTGGCTAATGAAGCAGGAGGCTACATTTGAGCAATTAAACTCGAGTTTAGTGGCGCAAAGCGAACGAGAGCTGGCGGGGTATATAGCTAGAAGTGATGCAGACATCGGTTTCGGCTGCCAATCAGTCGCACTTGAAAGCGGTTTAAGCTTTGTGCCATTGGTAACAGAGTCTTTTGATTTTGTTATGCCGCAAGGAATTTACTTCAGACGTCAGCTGCAACGTTTATTTAATCTACTTGCCGAGCCACAAACACAGCAATTAGCAGCAACCTTAGGTGGCTATGACTTGACCGATTGTGGCAAATTACTCTGGAACGGACAGTAA